ATTCCCAATAGAATGTACAAGATTACGGTAGGAAACTTTATTTTCAAACTTAATAAACCAAGCCAAAATATAAGAATTAATACGATTCCCGCACCAAGTAAAGTTGGCATATCAAAATGCACTATGCATCATTCCTCTCCTTTACAAAGAGATGTCAGCGTTGCGATTTGATCCTTTTTACCAATTCCCATTAGCACATCTCCTGGTTGAAGCTTTGTGTAAGCTTCTGGAATCGCAATAATGTCATCGCCTTTGACAATCCCAATGATGGTCGCTCCTGTTTGATTACGAATTTCTGACTCTTCAATGGTTTGATGTACAATTGGAGAAGATGGTTTAATTTCAATCCAATCCATAACAATTTGACTATTAAACATTTTAAGCTTATCCGCATCAACTGGCTGATAGGTAGCCCCTAATAGCTGCGCTCCAAGTTCTCTTGTTTCATCAGCTGTCAAATCCATACCAAAGTCAGCCTCATCACTATTCGCTTCATCAAAGAAATATAATTCCCGCTTACCTGTGTGGTGAACAATTAATACTAACTGACTATCTTCAGCTGTTGTTAACGATATTTTCTGTCCTATTCCTGGTAGTTTTGAAACGGAGATATCCATTCTTCTACAACTCCTTTCCTCTATCACTTACAAGGGTTTATTTTTATTGTGTATATCTTTTTGCTTGTTCTTTGTTCATTCTTTATAGTTAATGCTTCATTATATAACTACAGTCTTTACGTTGTGTATGGTTTCATGCACACCGCCTCTCTTTTTTCACAAGAGAGCTTATTCTTATTTTACCAAAGTTTGAATGGGAAATCCTAGTAAGATAGTTTTTTATCAACCAATACTCATTTGAGTTCTTGATTTTATTGTGGTAATTTAAAATTGAATGAAGACATAAGGAGGTTTATCGATATGACAGTACATATAGGTGCTAATAAAGGTGATATTGCAGATAAAATTTTACTACCGGGAGATCCATTACGTGCAAAATATATCGCAGAAAATTTCTTAGAAGATGCGACATGTTATAACGAAGTACGAGGAATGTATGGCTATACAGGTACATATAAAGGACAACGTATT
The genomic region above belongs to Pontibacillus yanchengensis and contains:
- a CDS encoding cation:proton antiporter regulatory subunit, with the protein product MDISVSKLPGIGQKISLTTAEDSQLVLIVHHTGKRELYFFDEANSDEADFGMDLTADETRELGAQLLGATYQPVDADKLKMFNSQIVMDWIEIKPSSPIVHQTIEESEIRNQTGATIIGIVKGDDIIAIPEAYTKLQPGDVLMGIGKKDQIATLTSLCKGEE